One stretch of Eupeodes corollae chromosome 2, idEupCoro1.1, whole genome shotgun sequence DNA includes these proteins:
- the LOC129944991 gene encoding LOW QUALITY PROTEIN: atrial natriuretic peptide-converting enzyme-like (The sequence of the model RefSeq protein was modified relative to this genomic sequence to represent the inferred CDS: substituted 2 bases at 2 genomic stop codons) codes for MLLPSTDLWKTSIELQIFEAGDTYFRPEPLPDRTFRGKFRVVDDKWSMDLADQTSIRFQHKSRDYRERINLLLRRSDLREPFEGTEILALDGTDDTNDILVHFNVIFDPYIGLVSTADLLAIFTEEITAQNRRYFANMTVDPESLTIKEVTGLIEEPIMSSSPLEKDDEVPILVTTTPRPPRYCEPLKLNYCRSIGYNSTTYPNLLGHTSIAEVEADVIAFREMVDAECFREAFDFVCRLLQPPCESHGLLEPTPGVICREYCQIFMKGCGNRLLHRFKKFFDCETFPESTGLQSCHHKPRCSEDLQSNALSPRLCDGIGDCPDLSDERSCSFCPANSLYCGRGRACISKKARCDGKVDCPDGSDEKDCLSIAPLASALIHPEPLVPFQPRFHSEGFAVFSEKGIVGKLCAEGLDGSEKDTVRQTVAESLCKSLGYYESVQLFEIRNDTESLKDYVRVLDPHAPEISFIRTTCQNKRVLYVGCGELQCGVQSVLSPKHTSLPKMSSPGDWPWLVALYREDTHVCDGTLVSRDWVLRTESCFQGQPRATXMAIFGSVRLNAPWTQRRRVIGLIKSPVEGSTAALIRLETPVIFSDFVRPVCLPDELDKKLRPDYQRRTLIPKAEKLEGDRHQLRDTSAKVQISERETQQFFVAPSLEKPSLSTDSSDIDSSETSISSSGLRRRRAVEPIPSFESYPLPDSVPQMQYYSQKARSLGQQKLPVTYVTTVRSAEQTQWTNCNTLGWSRQRDHLQRVXLKIGDMSACENVSIATVNSMCTEATFQKHDCTVS; via the exons ATACCTATTTTAGACCAGAACCTTTACCGGATCGAACGTTTCGTGGAAAGTTTCGGGTGGTGGATGACAAATGGTCGATGGATTTAGCGGATCAAACATCAATAAGGTTTCAACACAAGTCAAGAGATTATAGGGAAAggataaatctacttttgaggAGGTCCGACTTAAGAGAGCCTTTTGAGGGAACTGAGATTTTGGCACTCGATGG AACTGATGACACCAATGACATCCTCGTCCACTTCAATGTAATCTTTGATCCCTACATCGGACTGGTTTCAACTGCTGATCTTCTAGCCATTTTCACAGAAGAGATTACAGCTCAAAACCGAAGGTACTTCGCCAATATGACTGTTGATCCGGAGAGTTTGACAATTAAAGAGGTAACTGGCCTAATTGAAGAACCAATTATGTCATCATCACCACTGGAAAAAGACGATGAGGTTCCGATTTTGGTAACGACCACTCCTAGGCCACCAAGATATTGTGAACCTCTCAAGCTTAACTACTGTCGGTCGATTGGCTACAATTCTACCACTTACCCAAATCTCTTAGGCCACACTTCCATTGCAGAAGTGGAAGCCGATGTGATCGCCTTTCGTGAAATGGTCGATGCTGAATGTTTTCGAGAGGCTTTTGATTTTGTCTGTCGACTTCTGCAGCCACCTTGCGAGTCGCATGGCTTACTAGAACCAACACCTGGAGTGATCTGTCGTGAATATTGTCAGATTTTCATGAAGGGCTGTGGAAATCGGTTGTTGCAcagatttaagaaatttttcgATTGCGAGACGTTCCCTGAATCAACTGGACTGCAATCTTGTCACCACAAACCCCGATGCTCTGAAGATCTGCAGAGTAATGCTTTATCTCCACGATTATGCGATGGAATCGGTGATTGTCCAGACCTTTCAGATGAACGGTCGTGTTCGTTTTGCCCAGCAAATTCCTTGTATTGTGGTCGTGGAAGAGCTTGTATATCGAAGAAGGCTCGATGTGACGGAAAAGTTGACTGCCCCGATGGTTCCGACGAAAAAGACTGCC TATCAATTGCCCCACTGGCATCTGCTTTAATTCATCCAGAACCGTTGGTGCCTTTTCAACCAAGATTTCATTCGGAAGGATTTGCAGTCTTTTCAGAGAAAGGAATTGTGGGAAAACTTTGTGCTGAAGGTCTGGACGGTAGTGAAAAAGACACAGTGAGACAAACTGTTGCTGAATCCCTGTGCAAGTCCCTGGGTTATTATGA ATCGGTTCAGCTGTTTGAAATCCGCAACGACACAGAAAGTCTCAAGGATTATGTTCGAGTTCTTGATCCACATGCTCCAGAGATCTCCTTTATCCGAACAACATGCCAAAACAAGAGAGTACTCTATGTTGGTTGTGGAGAATTGCAGTGTGGGGTTCAGTCAGTGCTGTCGCCAAAACATACATCTCTACCAAAAATGTCTTCTCCGGGAGATTGGCCATGGCTTGTAGCGCTGTATAGAGAAGATACACATGTTTGTGATGGAACTTTG GTTTCACGTGATTGGGTTCTCAGAACGGAATCCTGTTTCCAGGGGCAACCTCGAGCAACCTGAATGGCAATATTTGGTTCGGTGCGATTAAATGCTCCTTGGACACAACGTCGACGTGTTATAGGTTTGATTAAGAGTCCTGTTGAAGGTTCCACTGCAGCTCTTATACGCCTCGAGACCCCAGTGATATTCTCTGACTTCGTTCGACCGGTTTGCCTGCCCGATGAGTTGGATAAGAAACTGCGTCCAGATTACCAAAGAAGAACTTTAATTCCAAAAGCCGAGAAGCTAGAGGGTGACCGTCATCAGCTACGTGATACATCCGCCAAAGTACAGATATCAGAACGAGAAACACAACAGTTCTTCGTCGCTCCATCGCTTGAAAAACCTTCCCTTAGTACTGATTCAAGTGATATTGATAGTTCAGAAACCTCCATCAGCAGCTCAGGACTGCGGCGGCGACGAGCAGTTGAACCAATTCCGTCATTTGAATCATATCCACTGCCAGACAGTGTACCTCAAATGCAGTATTACTCTCAGAAGGCGCGTTCTTTGGGTCAACAGAAGTTGCCTGTAACCTATGTAACAACAGTGCGATCTGCTGAGCAGACACAATGGACTAATTGCAATACGTTGGGCTGGTCAAGACAGCGGGACCATTTACAGAGAGTATAATTGAAAATTGGTGATATGTCCGCATGCGAGAATGTCTCGATTGCGACCGTGAATAGCATGTGTACGGAAGCTACATTCCAGAAGCACGATTGTACGGtgagttaa